The Chrysoperla carnea chromosome X, inChrCarn1.1, whole genome shotgun sequence genome includes a region encoding these proteins:
- the LOC123302664 gene encoding BCL2/adenovirus E1B 19 kDa protein-interacting protein 3 encodes MENLAHLKIQEETLDENGMSLLDTSDICSDSWVDLASVQSNSPERVTPLPPPLADEYVRLLREAQRESNSSSAKVSLASSRRDSPRGSPKSPPNSPNQEKTATGEEHWNSYYMNSEKDTLEPRTEQNLDWIWDWSSRPDQLPPKAWHFNHPYKTSKHLSIRYARVGETSLFSKKGLCALFITNMLSLLLGTGVGLWLSKRGGLYLPTIQVQ; translated from the exons AAAATGGGATGAGCTTATTAGACACGAGTGATATTTGTAGCGATTCATGGGTTGATCTAGCATCAGTGCAAAGTAACAGTCCAGAACGTGTAACCCCGTTACCACCACCATTAGCCGATGAATATGTGCGTTTGTTGCGTGAAGCGCAAAGAGAATCGAATAGTAGCAGTGCAAAAGTATCACTAGCAAGTTCTAGAAGAGATTCGCCGCGTGGTAGCCCAAAATCACCACCGAACAGTCCAAACCAAGAAAAGACTGCAACTGGTGAAGAACATTGGAATTCTTACTACATGAATTCAGAAAAAGAT ACATTAGAACCACGTACAGAACAAAATTTAGACTGGATTTGGGATTGGAGTAGTCGACCCGATCAGCTTCCACCCAA agcTTGGCATTTTAATCATCCATACAAGACTTCAAAACATTTAAGTATTCGATACGCACGAGTCGGTGAAACGAgcttattttcgaaaaaaggaCTTTGCGCActgtttattacaaatatgttatCATTACTTTTGGGAACAGGTGTTGg GTTATGGTTGAGCAAACGTGGTGGTCTCTATTTGCCAACAATACAAgttcaataa